In one window of Deinococcus sonorensis KR-87 DNA:
- a CDS encoding C1 family peptidase: MEETASSGTGKSFLTLSLADQLRSAADAVRQEGDPTNALKLYRASFDATPAALRAGLVPPQQLQGGDLQALQAAQHQLERALEGKGTLDRARPEARDRGPQAPGTPTGPRRQGLFNPLAGNGSDGPGDCPHSNAGIYSNFWWPLKRFITPIRDQGGRGTCWAFASVAAVESRDMVVSDVTRNLSEQYFVNRWKVFRDELYHDGDVAEIALSFMVNFPGVKSIIPPEGYWSYNPSWGRQSDFSHSCDNNTGDKRDDYVGTCNNTTPQAPMVCTSGVFSYCASLVTTYTDDGHSGAGYSHTTQVWKSGHDLPLGTLRALLSDGRAVLASFKVYRGFQQAGDDGFVTDYAKVTADGKKKGGGHAVLIVGFIDNATLSARLPNAPQASGGGYFIVKNSWGCEADGGFSYVPVDYVKKFFVRLSVLDVPAERSARWKSEVGGASATVGPTLTITAPAKTSTGAIVIGPSYIDFTQPFTLSGFAKDAQDGDGCCQQTFRWTSAARGPLTAGDGTGAFTVSNLTDLTADNLTLSARDSDGNTAQLTLSLADAYPVVDVSVPVPGQPVAVGAPLTLHGQVRKFGTNDTYACTGLIWKTNVPADGTRTGCVVTYTFLSPGSRTVTATYTAPLRPATSGTVNVQALQPTTSGPPTVTLSVNHRSSTMDPNAVVAWTFIDPGGPGPSAPDKYVLKWELSFDGVTKTITPPDFLGLPGEKLIRLGDAFTVPGCLGVPETRTVGVRLTVTDPEGLSGSGTASYPLYIPECIH; this comes from the coding sequence GTGGAGGAGACGGCCTCGTCCGGCACCGGGAAGTCGTTCCTGACGCTCAGCCTCGCCGATCAGCTGCGCTCCGCGGCGGACGCCGTGCGTCAGGAGGGTGATCCCACGAACGCCCTGAAGCTCTACCGCGCCAGCTTCGACGCCACCCCCGCGGCCCTGCGCGCAGGCCTCGTCCCCCCACAGCAGCTGCAGGGCGGTGATCTCCAGGCGCTGCAGGCCGCGCAGCACCAGCTGGAGCGGGCCCTTGAGGGCAAGGGCACCCTCGACCGGGCGCGTCCGGAGGCGCGGGACCGAGGCCCACAGGCACCAGGCACGCCCACCGGGCCTCGCCGACAGGGCCTGTTTAACCCGCTCGCGGGCAACGGCTCGGACGGCCCCGGCGACTGCCCGCACTCCAACGCCGGCATCTACAGCAACTTCTGGTGGCCGCTCAAGCGCTTCATCACCCCCATCCGGGACCAGGGTGGGCGGGGCACGTGCTGGGCCTTCGCGTCCGTCGCGGCGGTGGAGAGCCGCGACATGGTCGTGTCCGACGTGACGCGCAACCTCAGCGAGCAGTACTTCGTGAACCGCTGGAAGGTGTTCAGGGATGAGCTGTACCACGACGGCGACGTGGCGGAAATCGCCCTGAGTTTCATGGTGAACTTCCCCGGGGTGAAATCCATCATTCCGCCCGAGGGGTACTGGAGCTACAACCCATCGTGGGGTCGCCAGAGTGACTTCAGCCACTCGTGCGACAACAACACTGGGGACAAGCGCGACGACTACGTGGGCACGTGCAACAACACGACACCGCAGGCACCGATGGTGTGCACCTCCGGTGTGTTCTCCTACTGTGCCAGCCTGGTGACGACGTACACGGACGACGGCCATTCGGGCGCCGGGTATTCACACACCACCCAGGTATGGAAGAGCGGCCACGACCTGCCGCTCGGCACCCTGCGGGCCCTGCTGTCCGATGGCCGGGCGGTCCTCGCGTCGTTCAAGGTGTACCGCGGCTTCCAGCAGGCTGGAGACGACGGCTTCGTCACCGACTACGCGAAGGTGACGGCGGACGGCAAGAAGAAGGGCGGCGGGCACGCCGTCCTCATCGTGGGCTTCATCGACAACGCCACCCTCAGCGCGCGCCTCCCGAACGCCCCGCAGGCGTCCGGCGGCGGGTACTTCATCGTCAAGAACTCCTGGGGCTGCGAGGCGGACGGCGGGTTCTCCTACGTGCCGGTGGACTACGTGAAGAAGTTCTTCGTGCGCCTCTCGGTGCTGGACGTGCCGGCCGAACGCAGCGCCCGCTGGAAGAGCGAGGTGGGCGGCGCCAGCGCCACCGTGGGACCGACCCTCACCATCACCGCGCCGGCCAAAACGTCGACGGGCGCCATCGTCATCGGCCCGTCCTACATCGATTTCACGCAGCCCTTCACGCTCTCGGGGTTCGCAAAGGACGCGCAGGACGGCGACGGGTGCTGCCAGCAGACGTTCCGCTGGACCTCGGCGGCCAGAGGGCCGCTGACGGCGGGCGACGGGACCGGCGCGTTCACCGTCTCGAACCTGACGGACCTCACTGCCGACAACCTCACGCTCAGTGCCCGCGACAGCGACGGCAACACCGCGCAGCTGACCCTCTCGCTGGCGGACGCGTACCCGGTGGTGGACGTCAGTGTCCCCGTGCCCGGACAGCCGGTCGCGGTCGGTGCGCCGCTCACCCTTCACGGTCAGGTGCGCAAGTTCGGCACGAACGACACCTACGCCTGCACCGGCCTCATCTGGAAGACCAACGTCCCCGCGGACGGCACCCGCACCGGTTGCGTCGTCACCTACACCTTCCTCTCCCCCGGCAGCCGCACGGTCACCGCGACCTACACCGCCCCGTTGAGGCCCGCGACGAGCGGCACCGTCAACGTCCAGGCGCTGCAACCCACGACGAGCGGTCCGCCCACCGTCACCCTGAGCGTGAACCACCGTTCGAGCACCATGGACCCGAATGCCGTCGTGGCCTGGACGTTCATCGACCCGGGCGGTCCCGGCCCGAGCGCTCCGGACAAGTACGTCCTGAAATGGGAACTCAGCTTCGACGGCGTCACCAAGACCATCACCCCGCCGGATTTCCTGGGCCTGCCCGGCGAGAAGCTCATCCGGCTCGGCGACGCCTTCACCGTCCCCGGTTGCCTGGGGGTGCCCGAAACCCGGACAGTCGGCGTGCGGCTCACGGTCACCGACCCCGAGGGGCTGAGCGGCAGCGGCACGGCCAGCTATCCGCTGTACATCCCCGAGTGCATTCACTGA
- a CDS encoding LLM class flavin-dependent oxidoreductase encodes MRFGYWMPIFGGWLRNVEDEEMSTDWSYVRDVARESETLGFDLSLIAELNLNDIKGPQAPSLDAWTLAPAVAAVTERLELMLAVRPNYHAPALTAKSISTLETIAPGRISLNVVSSWWAEEARQYGMPFDQHDARYTRSSEWLTVLKRLLTEDDVHHQGDHYTLVGTRLEPKPQQPVPIYMGGESPTAKALISRASDAYLMHGDPPDVIAAKIADLRARREAAGQPPLRFGMAAYVICRDTPEEAEAERRRVTDVQASPAAYASYQDFVRGSQLESDVSLEEYSVSNRGLRPGLVGTPAQIAARIREYEQVGVDLLLIQFSPQREEMRRFGQQVIARHFAPGT; translated from the coding sequence ATGAGATTTGGTTACTGGATGCCCATTTTCGGCGGCTGGCTGCGGAACGTCGAGGATGAAGAGATGAGCACCGACTGGTCGTACGTGCGGGACGTGGCGCGCGAATCCGAGACGCTGGGCTTCGACCTGAGCCTGATCGCGGAGCTGAACCTGAACGACATCAAGGGGCCGCAGGCCCCGAGCCTGGATGCCTGGACCCTGGCCCCGGCCGTCGCCGCGGTGACCGAGCGGCTGGAGCTGATGCTGGCGGTCCGTCCGAACTACCACGCCCCGGCGCTGACGGCCAAGTCCATTTCCACCCTGGAGACCATCGCGCCGGGCCGCATCAGCCTGAACGTCGTCTCGAGCTGGTGGGCCGAGGAAGCCCGGCAGTACGGCATGCCGTTTGACCAGCATGACGCGCGCTACACCCGCAGCAGCGAGTGGCTGACGGTCCTCAAGCGGCTGCTGACCGAGGACGACGTCCACCACCAGGGCGACCACTACACCCTGGTGGGCACCCGGCTCGAACCCAAACCCCAGCAACCGGTGCCCATTTACATGGGCGGCGAGTCGCCCACTGCCAAGGCCCTGATTTCGCGCGCTTCAGACGCGTACCTGATGCACGGCGACCCGCCGGACGTGATCGCCGCCAAGATCGCAGACCTGCGCGCGCGCCGCGAAGCCGCCGGCCAGCCGCCACTGCGCTTCGGCATGGCGGCGTACGTCATCTGCCGAGATACCCCCGAGGAGGCGGAAGCGGAGCGGCGGCGCGTCACGGACGTGCAGGCCAGCCCGGCGGCGTACGCCTCGTATCAGGACTTCGTTCGTGGCAGCCAGCTTGAAAGCGACGTCAGCCTGGAGGAGTACAGCGTCAGCAACCGAGGGCTCCGCCCGGGGCTGGTGGGCACACCGGCGCAGATAGCCGCGCGCATCCGTGAGTACGAACAGGTGGGTGTTGACCTGCTGCTGATCCAGTTCAGCCCGCAGCGCGAGGAGATGCGCCGCTTCGGTCAGCAGGTCATCGCCCGGCACTTCGCCCCAGGAACGTGA
- a CDS encoding carboxylate--amine ligase, which translates to MLIRERSDLLAALDRINAVDQAAAITFNTHITGLAIARSLGRVGVPVLGLDREAGGLGHRSRHLTALAVCPDVQDGGRAFVDFLMELGPHFRHKPVLFPTNDDWVFAVARHKEELEAHYRVPFSGQAVIDTALNKTALYQLAERLGIAIPESWYLDGLPLDALAAGPHPEVAALAARMAYPVILKPDESRAFYEAFQAKVFVVQNEAEFAERVQAAARQGLRLVAQRIIRTPPGGFYSVCSYLDATSSPRGVFVGRKLEQFPPDFGTSCLADARYVPEIAERGVQVLQALGFHGISEIEFVQDPDSGEHLLLDVNTRSWKWIGLPVASGVDLPLLAYRDATGAPFDAPLQRDGVRWTFLRDYVKLLRARAQVMPEEMVTREEWLGLIRGEVPAAGTLVDGILDAGDPEPFYDVLQGELFGFAYTCAC; encoded by the coding sequence ATGCTGATTCGCGAGCGTTCAGACCTCCTGGCGGCCCTCGACCGCATCAACGCGGTGGACCAGGCCGCGGCCATCACCTTCAACACCCACATCACCGGCCTCGCGATCGCCCGTTCGCTGGGCCGGGTCGGCGTGCCTGTCCTGGGGCTGGACCGGGAGGCGGGCGGCCTCGGGCACCGCAGCCGCCACCTCACGGCCCTCGCCGTGTGTCCGGATGTCCAGGACGGCGGGCGGGCGTTCGTGGACTTCCTGATGGAGCTCGGGCCCCACTTCCGGCACAAGCCGGTGCTGTTCCCGACCAACGACGACTGGGTATTCGCGGTCGCCCGCCACAAGGAGGAGCTCGAAGCCCACTACCGGGTGCCGTTCAGCGGGCAGGCGGTCATCGACACCGCCCTGAACAAGACCGCGTTGTATCAGCTCGCCGAGCGGCTCGGCATCGCGATTCCCGAAAGCTGGTACCTGGACGGCCTCCCGCTCGACGCCCTCGCGGCCGGACCGCACCCGGAGGTCGCCGCCCTGGCGGCCCGGATGGCGTACCCGGTGATCCTGAAGCCCGACGAGTCGCGCGCGTTCTACGAGGCGTTCCAGGCGAAGGTGTTCGTGGTGCAGAACGAGGCGGAGTTCGCCGAGCGGGTGCAGGCGGCGGCACGCCAGGGCCTGCGGTTGGTGGCGCAACGCATCATCCGCACCCCGCCCGGCGGGTTCTACAGCGTCTGCAGCTACCTGGACGCCACTTCGTCTCCCCGGGGCGTGTTCGTAGGGCGGAAGCTGGAGCAGTTCCCGCCGGACTTCGGCACGAGTTGCCTCGCCGACGCCCGCTACGTGCCGGAGATCGCCGAGCGCGGCGTGCAGGTGCTCCAGGCCCTCGGCTTCCACGGCATCAGCGAGATCGAGTTCGTGCAGGACCCCGACAGTGGCGAGCACCTGCTGCTGGACGTGAACACCCGCAGCTGGAAGTGGATTGGCCTGCCGGTCGCGAGCGGCGTCGACCTGCCGCTCCTCGCGTACCGCGACGCCACCGGCGCGCCCTTCGACGCGCCGCTGCAGCGGGACGGCGTCCGCTGGACCTTCCTGCGCGATTACGTGAAGCTGCTGCGCGCGCGCGCCCAGGTGATGCCGGAGGAGATGGTCACCCGGGAGGAATGGCTGGGCCTGATCCGCGGCGAGGTGCCGGCCGCCGGCACGCTGGTCGACGGCATTCTCGACGCGGGCGACCCCGAACCCTTCTACGACGTGCTTCAGGGCGAGCTGTTCGGCTTTGCCTACACCTGCGCCTGCTGA
- a CDS encoding potassium channel beta subunit family protein: MEYRRLGQSGLQVSALSFGAWVTFGTQLDVDGALELMSAAYDRGCNFFDNAEAYARGKAETIMGQALTKAGWRRDSYIVSSKVFGGSVDNPSPTQRGLSRKHVYEACYQAIERLQCEYLDLYFCHRPDRATPIEETVRAMTELIQRGDVLYWGTSEWSAQELMEAYAVARQYNLIPPTMEQPQYNMLTRYRVEVEYSRLYRADTIGLGTTVWSPLASGLLTGKYNDVVPNDTRMNLPGYEWLKARLESEEGQANLGKVRGLAKIAGDLGTTLPKLALAWCLKNPNVSTVITGASKATQVEENFSALELLPQLTEEVMAAIEATLGNKETRLHGSSE, encoded by the coding sequence ATGGAATATCGTCGATTGGGCCAGTCCGGGTTGCAGGTCAGTGCGCTTTCCTTTGGGGCCTGGGTGACGTTTGGCACGCAGTTGGATGTGGATGGTGCCCTGGAATTGATGTCCGCCGCCTATGACCGCGGGTGTAATTTCTTCGACAACGCCGAGGCCTACGCTCGCGGCAAAGCGGAAACCATCATGGGCCAGGCCCTGACCAAGGCGGGCTGGCGGCGCGACAGTTACATCGTGTCCAGTAAAGTGTTCGGCGGATCGGTGGACAACCCAAGCCCAACGCAACGGGGACTCTCACGCAAGCACGTGTACGAGGCGTGCTACCAGGCCATCGAACGCCTGCAATGCGAGTACCTGGATCTGTATTTTTGTCACCGCCCGGACCGCGCCACGCCCATCGAAGAAACAGTGCGGGCCATGACCGAATTGATCCAGCGCGGTGACGTGCTGTACTGGGGTACGAGTGAGTGGTCGGCGCAGGAATTGATGGAAGCCTACGCCGTCGCCCGCCAGTACAACCTGATTCCCCCGACTATGGAGCAGCCGCAATACAACATGCTCACCCGCTACCGGGTCGAGGTCGAATACAGCCGCTTGTACCGCGCGGACACCATCGGGTTGGGCACCACCGTCTGGTCGCCTCTGGCGAGCGGGCTGCTGACCGGCAAGTACAACGATGTGGTCCCGAACGACACCCGCATGAACCTGCCCGGGTACGAATGGTTGAAAGCCCGGCTCGAGAGTGAAGAAGGCCAAGCCAACCTGGGCAAAGTCCGGGGCCTGGCCAAGATTGCCGGCGACCTGGGCACCACCCTGCCGAAGCTGGCCCTGGCCTGGTGCCTCAAGAATCCGAATGTGAGCACCGTGATTACGGGCGCGTCCAAAGCCACGCAAGTGGAGGAGAATTTCTCCGCGCTCGAACTGCTGCCCCAGCTCACCGAAGAGGTGATGGCGGCCATCGAGGCGACCCTGGGCAACAAGGAAACGCGTTTACACGGCTCGAGCGAGTAA
- a CDS encoding VC0807 family protein — translation MNAPTRPTTRRLTVPAPLLVDVVAPVALYYLLSWAGLTDVWALSVAGLIPGASVLLHLARRRRVDRMGLMVLTMFALGVALTVWTGDARLVLAKPALFVAVAGVFCLSTLRGRPMLHAVAEPMATHGDPALTRAWHDAWATSVPFQRALRASTAAFGAALLIDAAGRVAVTYTLDLHRAVALANLPGLLALGGAIVFHLRHVKPVFHRYLDTRSANAAPERPLPR, via the coding sequence ATGAACGCCCCAACCCGCCCGACCACCCGCCGCCTGACTGTGCCCGCGCCCCTGCTCGTGGACGTCGTGGCGCCCGTCGCCCTGTACTACCTGCTGTCGTGGGCCGGCCTGACTGACGTGTGGGCGCTGAGTGTCGCCGGCCTGATTCCCGGCGCGAGCGTCCTGCTCCACCTCGCGCGTCGTCGCCGCGTGGACCGCATGGGGCTGATGGTGCTGACGATGTTCGCGCTCGGCGTCGCCCTGACCGTCTGGACCGGCGACGCCCGGCTGGTGCTGGCCAAACCCGCGCTGTTCGTTGCCGTGGCCGGCGTGTTCTGCCTGTCGACCCTGCGCGGCCGGCCGATGCTGCACGCCGTCGCTGAGCCGATGGCCACGCACGGCGACCCGGCCCTCACCCGCGCGTGGCACGACGCCTGGGCGACATCGGTGCCGTTCCAGCGCGCCCTGCGGGCCAGCACCGCCGCGTTCGGCGCCGCGCTGCTGATCGACGCGGCGGGCCGCGTGGCCGTCACCTACACCCTGGACCTGCACCGGGCGGTGGCGCTCGCGAACCTGCCGGGCCTGCTGGCCCTCGGCGGCGCCATCGTCTTTCACCTGCGCCACGTCAAACCGGTCTTTCACCGCTACCTCGACACGCGCAGCGCCAACGCTGCCCCCGAGCGTCCCTTGCCCCGCTGA
- a CDS encoding MarR family winged helix-turn-helix transcriptional regulator: protein MTASDDDILELGQTVFRFVQRSNRNQARDHDPVRVQVLALALTLDGVTPSLLAEQLELSPTSITRHVQALEDQGHVHVLPNPHDARSWLIRTSEAGMAELQRIARTGFELWRGVLHDWSAQDVATLTALLTRLMGDWDAHGPGLKAKSARRRRRVQAEEPDVPPVPAP, encoded by the coding sequence ATGACCGCCAGCGACGACGACATCCTCGAGCTCGGACAGACGGTGTTCCGGTTCGTGCAACGTTCCAACCGCAACCAGGCGCGCGACCACGACCCGGTCCGGGTGCAGGTGCTGGCCCTGGCGCTCACGCTGGACGGCGTGACCCCCAGCCTGCTGGCCGAACAGCTGGAGCTGTCCCCCACCTCCATCACCCGGCACGTGCAGGCGCTCGAGGACCAGGGGCACGTGCACGTGCTGCCCAACCCGCACGACGCGCGCTCCTGGCTGATCCGCACCAGCGAGGCGGGCATGGCCGAACTGCAGCGCATCGCCCGCACCGGCTTCGAGCTGTGGCGCGGCGTGCTGCACGACTGGAGTGCCCAGGACGTCGCGACCCTCACCGCGCTGCTCACCCGGCTGATGGGCGACTGGGACGCCCACGGCCCCGGCCTCAAGGCGAAATCGGCCCGTCGGCGCCGCCGGGTCCAGGCTGAGGAGCCGGATGTCCCGCCGGTCCCGGCCCCCTGA